A window of the Egibacter rhizosphaerae genome harbors these coding sequences:
- a CDS encoding LysR family transcriptional regulator — MELRTLRTFVAVAEELHFGRAAARLHLAQSAVSQQVAQLERDVGVALLARTSRRVELSRAGEAFLVEARRTLDAAGSARRAARRAAAGETGWLRIGFVDSAAYDLLPRLLAAFHQRRPEVRLELQELSTEAQLEGVGDDVDVSITRDTDPLNGVELTPLVDEPLLAAVDDGHPLAEREAVDLAELAAEPFVLFPREHVPMVYDHLVAVCRLAGFRPREGAQALQYATMLGLVTAGYGVAVVPAAVRVVGSAHVRYLPLRDPQATSRLAIAVPVGRADQLATVFRDLARDLAPSIDALLDPLRGTRETPG; from the coding sequence ATGGAACTTCGAACATTGCGCACGTTCGTCGCCGTGGCCGAAGAGCTGCACTTCGGTCGCGCGGCCGCCCGGCTGCACCTCGCCCAGTCGGCGGTCAGCCAGCAGGTGGCGCAACTGGAACGGGACGTCGGTGTGGCGTTGCTGGCGCGCACCAGCCGACGCGTCGAGCTGAGCCGGGCGGGCGAGGCGTTCCTGGTCGAGGCCCGCCGCACCCTGGATGCGGCGGGCTCGGCGCGCCGGGCGGCGCGGCGCGCGGCAGCCGGGGAGACCGGGTGGTTGCGCATCGGGTTCGTGGACTCGGCCGCCTACGACCTGCTCCCGCGACTGCTGGCGGCCTTCCACCAACGCCGACCGGAGGTCCGCCTGGAGTTGCAGGAACTCTCCACCGAAGCGCAGTTGGAGGGCGTGGGCGACGACGTGGACGTGTCGATCACCCGGGACACCGACCCCCTAAACGGTGTGGAGCTCACGCCGCTCGTGGACGAGCCACTGCTCGCCGCGGTCGATGACGGGCACCCGTTGGCCGAGCGTGAGGCCGTCGATCTCGCGGAGTTGGCCGCGGAGCCGTTCGTGCTGTTCCCCCGCGAGCACGTGCCGATGGTCTACGACCACCTCGTCGCCGTGTGCCGGCTCGCCGGCTTCCGGCCGCGGGAGGGCGCGCAGGCGCTGCAGTACGCGACGATGCTCGGGCTGGTGACCGCGGGCTACGGCGTGGCCGTGGTGCCGGCAGCCGTGCGGGTGGTGGGCAGCGCGCACGTCCGCTACCTGCCGCTGCGGGATCCGCAGGCGACGAGCCGGCTCGCCATCGCGGTGCCGGTCGGTCGGGCGGACCAGCTCGCCACCGTGTTCCGGGACCTCGCCCGCGATCTGGCGCCGTCGATCGACGCACTGCTGGATCCCCTGCGCGGCACGCGTGAGACCCCCGGGTAG
- a CDS encoding DMT family transporter has product MLAAAVLWGTAGTTASLEDIAPPAAQAAAWRGVLGAAALLLATVAAGQLRALTAMMRGPRRSWLVCAAVAVALFQVAFFTAVHLTGVALGTVVALGSAPIVGGIVRALTTGRPPSPRWAFATTLAVAGVALLLLPTGERAADPLGIALAAVAGAAFAGYTLVLQRHRALGDRLLPTTAAAFGGSAVLLSPLIAFGDHGWLESPAGVGVALWLGLVTAGLAYALYAAGLRTVPAPRALTMTLAEPVTAVLLGLLLLGEPLTPTGLAGLLLVSGGLAAAVRPPSRWRTSDPPPPQGSEPVSPASRSPEPRGGERG; this is encoded by the coding sequence GTGCTCGCCGCGGCGGTGCTGTGGGGTACCGCCGGGACGACCGCCTCGCTGGAGGACATCGCCCCGCCAGCCGCGCAGGCTGCGGCGTGGAGAGGCGTGCTCGGTGCGGCCGCGCTGCTCCTGGCCACGGTGGCGGCGGGCCAGCTCCGGGCGCTCACGGCGATGATGCGCGGGCCACGACGTTCGTGGCTGGTGTGCGCGGCCGTCGCCGTCGCGCTCTTCCAGGTCGCGTTCTTCACGGCCGTCCACCTGACCGGTGTCGCCCTGGGCACGGTCGTCGCCCTGGGCTCTGCCCCGATCGTCGGCGGGATCGTCCGCGCGCTCACCACGGGGCGACCGCCCAGTCCGCGTTGGGCCTTCGCCACGACGCTCGCCGTCGCCGGCGTGGCGTTGCTCCTGCTCCCGACCGGCGAACGCGCAGCCGATCCGCTCGGCATCGCCCTCGCCGCGGTCGCCGGCGCCGCGTTCGCGGGTTACACGCTCGTGCTGCAACGCCACCGAGCGCTCGGCGATCGCTTGCTGCCCACCACCGCTGCGGCGTTCGGAGGATCCGCGGTCCTGCTCAGCCCCCTGATCGCGTTCGGCGATCACGGCTGGCTCGAGTCGCCAGCCGGGGTGGGCGTCGCGCTGTGGCTCGGGCTGGTCACGGCGGGCCTCGCCTACGCGCTCTACGCCGCCGGGCTGCGCACCGTGCCCGCACCGCGGGCTCTCACGATGACCCTGGCCGAGCCCGTCACCGCCGTGCTGCTGGGGCTGCTGCTGCTCGGTGAGCCGCTCACGCCCACCGGCCTGGCGGGGCTGCTGCTCGTCAGTGGCGGCCTCGCCGCGGCGGTCCGTCCCCCGTCGCGGTGGCGCACCAGCGATCCCCCGCCCCCACAGGGGTCGGAGCCGGTCTCCCCCGCGAGTCGGAGCCCGGAACCTCGAGGTGGGGAGCGCGGCTGA